The following are from one region of the Prevotella communis genome:
- a CDS encoding Gfo/Idh/MocA family protein, translated as MKKLRWGFIGCGEVCELKSGPAFAEVEDSTVVAVMSRTEQKARSYAERHGVPRWYTDAQELIDDPDVNAIYVATPPSSHATYAIMAMRAGKPVYVEKPLASNYEDCIRVNRVSEQTGIPCFVAYYRRNLPYFQKVKQLVEQGTIGDVINVQIRFSWPPRPLDYAHPENLPWRLKADIAGGGYFYDLAPHQIDLLQDMFGIILEARGICANRGGLYEAEDSVSAVFQFENGLPGSGSWCFVGHESARNDRILIIGNQGSLSFSVFNYSPIEVHTSDGTQRIEVPNPQYVQYPLIKNVCEHLQGRGICTATSVSATSINWVMDRILGKY; from the coding sequence ATGAAGAAACTAAGGTGGGGATTTATTGGCTGTGGCGAGGTCTGCGAACTGAAAAGCGGTCCGGCCTTCGCAGAGGTGGAGGATTCCACAGTGGTGGCTGTGATGAGCCGCACGGAGCAGAAAGCCCGTTCGTATGCCGAGCGTCACGGGGTGCCGCGCTGGTATACGGATGCACAGGAACTGATTGACGATCCCGATGTGAATGCCATCTATGTGGCCACACCGCCGTCCAGTCATGCTACATACGCCATCATGGCAATGAGGGCAGGCAAACCTGTTTATGTAGAGAAACCGCTGGCCTCGAACTATGAGGACTGTATCCGCGTGAACCGTGTGTCGGAACAGACGGGCATACCGTGCTTTGTGGCTTACTACAGGCGCAACCTGCCGTATTTCCAGAAGGTGAAGCAGCTGGTGGAGCAGGGTACGATAGGCGACGTGATCAACGTGCAGATACGATTCTCATGGCCGCCTCGTCCGCTGGACTATGCCCATCCGGAGAACCTGCCCTGGCGACTGAAGGCCGACATTGCGGGTGGTGGCTATTTCTACGACCTGGCTCCACACCAGATAGACCTGTTGCAGGATATGTTTGGCATAATACTGGAGGCGCGAGGCATCTGTGCGAACCGTGGCGGCCTGTATGAGGCAGAGGACTCGGTGAGCGCCGTGTTTCAGTTTGAGAACGGACTGCCTGGAAGTGGCTCGTGGTGCTTCGTAGGGCATGAGTCGGCTCGTAACGACCGCATACTGATTATTGGCAACCAGGGGTCGCTGAGTTTCTCGGTGTTCAACTATTCGCCTATAGAGGTGCACACCAGTGACGGCACGCAGCGCATAGAGGTGCCCAATCCGCAGTATGTGCAGTATCCGCTGATTAAGAATGTGTGCGAACATCTGCAGGGACGCGGCATCTGCACGGCAACGAGCGTGTCGGCCACGTCGATCAACTGGGTGATGGACCGCATCCTCGGAAAATATTAA
- a CDS encoding DUF4421 domain-containing protein, which yields MKKLVLGLMMMMTAPACAQETIPVVLDSVKTDTVVKSAPRKLGLIRRIIRGFDKVDERYIEPQHYVYAAMLQGTRNYDYYTLRSAGDNRQSISFSPDSEVRLGPYAGWRWVFLGYTLSLENLSVNSHKSGFDLSVYSSQIGLDLFYHRTARDFKLRDVNLGHQQDYSALNNVSFDGFTTDITGFNIYYIFNHGKFSYPAAFSQSTIQKISCGSWLAGFGYTQNSFDLDHELLQSVIDEKMGAKRVELDSALQFRNIKYVDFSLSGGYAYNWVFARNWLLGGSIQLAASHKRSTGEMSDKKSRSFSIQNLNLDGIGRFALVYNNMKWYAGCSVVMHTYNYSLSQFSTNNTFGSANLYVGINFGLKKKYREKK from the coding sequence TTGAAAAAACTCGTTTTAGGACTGATGATGATGATGACGGCTCCTGCCTGTGCGCAGGAGACGATCCCTGTGGTGCTGGATTCCGTGAAGACAGACACCGTGGTGAAGAGTGCGCCCCGGAAACTGGGACTGATTCGCCGCATCATCCGCGGGTTCGACAAGGTGGACGAGCGCTACATAGAACCTCAGCATTATGTCTATGCGGCGATGCTTCAGGGTACGCGCAACTACGATTACTATACACTCCGCTCGGCGGGCGACAACAGGCAGTCGATTTCCTTCTCGCCTGACTCGGAGGTGCGCCTGGGTCCGTATGCCGGATGGCGATGGGTGTTCCTGGGCTATACGCTGTCGCTGGAAAACCTGTCGGTGAACAGTCATAAGAGTGGGTTTGACCTGAGCGTGTACAGTTCGCAGATAGGACTGGACCTGTTCTACCACCGCACGGCACGCGACTTTAAGTTGCGCGACGTGAACCTGGGGCATCAGCAGGACTACTCGGCACTCAACAACGTGTCGTTCGATGGTTTTACCACGGACATCACGGGCTTCAATATTTACTATATCTTTAACCACGGAAAGTTCTCATATCCAGCAGCTTTCTCACAGAGCACGATACAGAAAATCAGTTGCGGTTCGTGGTTGGCCGGCTTTGGCTATACCCAGAACTCGTTTGATCTCGACCATGAGCTGCTGCAGTCGGTCATCGACGAGAAAATGGGTGCGAAGCGCGTGGAACTGGACAGCGCTTTGCAGTTCAGGAATATCAAATACGTGGATTTCAGCCTGTCGGGCGGCTATGCCTACAACTGGGTGTTTGCACGCAACTGGCTGCTGGGTGGCAGCATCCAACTTGCCGCCTCGCATAAGCGTAGCACGGGTGAGATGAGCGACAAGAAAAGTAGGAGCTTCAGTATCCAGAACCTGAACCTCGACGGTATCGGACGTTTTGCGCTGGTATATAACAACATGAAATGGTATGCAGGCTGCAGTGTGGTGATGCATACCTATAATTATAGCTTGTCGCAATTCTCAACGAATAATACGTTTGGCTCGGCTAATCTGTATGTGGGAATCAATTTTGGCTTGAAGAAGAAATACAGGGAGAAGAAATGA
- a CDS encoding N-acetylmuramoyl-L-alanine amidase-like domain-containing protein, which translates to MRHRLGVVIMLLVLTGVGTYAQKETDSIFIERALRQAPGGAGTLHFARLLMGRPYIAHTLEVNDEEQLVVNTRELDCTTLVENVVALTLCHEQKKMSFADFREVLQRIRYRGGVIDGYPSRLHYFTDWIIDNSRKGIVSEIQQKKAPFTSVQTVSVNYMSRHPQSYKALKAHPQYVSVIAKQEEMLTGRQFRFIPKSAVRNTKLLRSVIHDGDILAITTSKAGLDIAHLGFAVWRKDGLHLLNASQIHHKVVEEPMTFRKYLSKHPAHTGVRVIRLNSLTP; encoded by the coding sequence ATGAGACACAGACTGGGTGTGGTAATCATGCTGCTGGTGCTGACGGGTGTCGGCACCTATGCGCAGAAGGAAACGGACAGCATCTTCATAGAGCGGGCGTTGAGACAGGCACCGGGTGGGGCAGGGACGCTGCATTTCGCCCGCCTGTTGATGGGCAGGCCCTATATAGCGCATACGCTGGAGGTGAACGACGAGGAACAGCTGGTGGTGAATACCCGTGAGCTGGACTGCACCACGCTGGTGGAGAATGTGGTGGCGCTGACGCTCTGTCATGAGCAGAAGAAAATGAGCTTTGCCGATTTCCGTGAGGTGCTGCAGCGAATCCGTTACCGCGGGGGCGTCATCGACGGTTATCCCTCACGACTGCACTATTTTACTGATTGGATTATAGACAACAGCAGAAAGGGCATTGTCAGCGAGATACAGCAGAAGAAAGCACCCTTTACGTCGGTACAGACGGTTAGCGTGAACTATATGAGCAGGCATCCGCAGTCGTACAAGGCGCTAAAGGCCCATCCACAGTATGTGTCTGTGATTGCAAAACAGGAGGAGATGCTGACGGGCAGACAGTTTCGATTTATCCCCAAGTCAGCAGTACGTAACACTAAACTGCTTCGCTCCGTGATTCACGATGGTGATATCCTGGCTATCACCACATCGAAAGCCGGACTGGATATAGCGCATCTGGGATTTGCCGTGTGGAGAAAGGACGGACTGCATCTGCTGAATGCCTCACAGATACATCACAAGGTGGTAGAGGAGCCCATGACATTCCGCAAATACCTCTCAAAACATCCGGCACACACAGGCGTGAGAGTCATTCGTCTTAACTCCTTAACTCCTTAA
- a CDS encoding translocation/assembly module TamB domain-containing protein — protein MNKLKHITNWTVWSLMALYGLIFVLIHLPFIQHFLGQQIADILSEKIGTDVKIERVELGFPNRVILDDVLILDQQQEEMLRVGRLTAKIEFMPLTYGRISISSAQVFGTHANLYKTDSLAAPNFQFVLDSLASKDNDEPSNINLRINSLIIRHSSIAYNQRDVPLTPQVFNPRHLKVSDISAHIILKEFQSDSLNANIKRLTFKEQSGLKINRLSLAVEANDHQAELKDFRLQMPHSAVTIDAIHATYDKEHIAETIQYETVVNASALTPADITCLLPALKEFPQTFSIHTSLKGIGSNFECSNLTVTTSDKSFELQGKGFMRNNTWAFSTPGLHISQAFISQCKQAFDGLPDELTRLGDIHLDGNVSKDDAGTIRTNADIRSDVGNIVLAFSMNKDEQFDGHLDTESVLLGKILDNDELGTLATNISIRGSKDSFTAEGNIPLIEYKSYPYHNININGTYHHGDIAGSLKVDDPNVLADLTGELRKGNRYAVRLEGFIKDLRPQSLNLSDEWGNTRFSACINADFIANNLNDAEGSLTLSDFEMQADDSIGSYYFMKNLEVMTGYDDHLHFVNVKGDMGEADIKGDFDWNTLPQSFINYIASKMPTLPNLPKATQPTNNNFTVELTMTDTDWMQKLLNLPLSIERPLTLTASVDDKHKLLDVEGQLPMFTYNGNRYMNSTISISTKADTMNYQANLTKVMAEEEYMDIDLNGSAADNHIFASLHWNKANLLEPVNSTSGTINTITELYANEQGKAEAHIRVLPSVMTVREKPWNLEPCDIFYSAKHLVVDHFTINHERQHLIIDGVASESPADAITIDLKELDVAYILDLVDFDAVSFDGLATGTATLSQVFDDIEGSTDLTVDQFRFQSGRMGTLVANARWNKAGKQIDIDAIADNGAKSKTFINGYISPVREDINLNIQAAGTSIEFCQSFTSSFLHDVSGNAYGNVVLYGPLSELNLTGDLIVDGKATVTALNTTYTLQKDTVRLIPNRILLNQCTIADKEGHQGTLNGSINHDHFSDFTFDVDITAENLLAYDFDDFNGGIVCGTVYATGTADLHGRPGEVVINCTVTPEAKSVFAYNATNPDAISQQEFITWVDHSGIRSRHSEDTEEDLASSTNIYINFNINATPQGTLRILMDSKTNDYVTLHGSGGIRASFYNKGPFHMFGTYTVESGTYGITIQNIIKKNFTFQNGGTIIFGGDPLHANLNLQAQYTVNGVSLSDLNLGTSFASNTVRVNCLMNIQGTPESPHVDFDFELPNVNAEENQMIRSVIASEQEMNQQVLYLLGIGRFYTQGTNNSQTQEYGQTQLAMQSFLSGTVSAQINEVLSQVIKSRDWNFGANISTGDEGWHNAEYEGIVSGRMLNNRLLINGQFGYRDNATQTTTSFIGDFDIQYLLNPNGNLALKVYNQTNDRYFTRSSLNTQGVGLIMKKDFNGIGELFNWRKMKRE, from the coding sequence GTGAATAAATTGAAGCACATAACCAACTGGACCGTATGGAGCCTGATGGCTCTCTATGGTTTAATTTTTGTGCTCATTCACCTTCCTTTCATCCAACATTTCCTGGGTCAGCAGATAGCAGATATCCTGTCGGAAAAGATTGGTACCGACGTGAAGATTGAGCGCGTCGAACTGGGATTCCCCAATCGTGTAATATTGGACGACGTGCTGATTCTCGACCAGCAGCAGGAAGAGATGCTGCGTGTAGGACGCCTCACGGCAAAGATTGAGTTCATGCCCCTGACCTATGGACGTATCTCCATCTCGTCAGCCCAAGTTTTCGGTACGCACGCGAACCTTTATAAAACAGATTCGCTGGCGGCACCCAACTTTCAGTTCGTTCTCGACTCACTGGCCTCTAAGGACAATGATGAGCCCAGCAATATCAACCTGCGCATCAACTCACTCATCATCCGTCACTCCAGTATCGCGTACAACCAGAGAGACGTGCCTCTGACGCCGCAGGTCTTCAATCCCCGTCACCTGAAGGTCAGCGATATCAGCGCTCATATCATCTTGAAGGAGTTTCAGTCCGACTCGCTCAATGCCAACATCAAGCGACTGACCTTCAAGGAGCAGTCGGGCCTGAAGATCAACCGTCTGTCACTTGCCGTGGAGGCCAATGACCATCAGGCCGAGCTCAAGGATTTCCGTCTGCAGATGCCACATTCCGCGGTAACTATCGATGCCATTCATGCCACCTACGACAAGGAACATATCGCAGAAACAATCCAATACGAGACCGTGGTGAATGCATCTGCCTTGACACCAGCAGACATCACCTGTCTGTTGCCGGCGCTCAAGGAATTCCCCCAGACATTCTCCATCCACACGTCATTGAAGGGCATTGGCAGCAACTTCGAGTGTTCCAACCTGACCGTCACCACCAGCGACAAGTCGTTTGAGCTTCAGGGAAAAGGTTTTATGCGCAATAATACATGGGCATTCTCTACGCCCGGCCTCCATATCTCACAGGCATTCATCAGCCAATGCAAACAGGCCTTTGACGGGCTGCCCGATGAACTGACGCGTCTTGGCGATATCCATCTGGATGGAAATGTCAGCAAGGACGATGCCGGCACCATCCGTACGAATGCCGACATCCGTTCTGACGTCGGTAATATCGTTCTCGCATTCTCCATGAATAAAGACGAGCAGTTCGACGGTCATCTGGATACTGAGTCCGTCCTGTTGGGCAAGATTCTCGACAACGACGAACTGGGTACGCTTGCCACCAATATCAGTATCAGAGGCAGTAAGGACAGTTTCACGGCCGAAGGCAATATCCCGCTGATAGAATACAAGAGCTACCCCTACCATAATATAAATATAAACGGTACGTATCATCATGGAGATATCGCCGGTTCGCTGAAGGTGGACGATCCCAATGTCCTTGCCGACCTCACGGGCGAACTGCGCAAGGGCAACCGGTATGCCGTCAGACTGGAGGGCTTCATCAAGGACCTGCGTCCCCAGTCGCTCAACCTCTCCGACGAATGGGGCAACACCCGCTTCTCTGCCTGTATCAATGCCGACTTCATCGCCAACAACCTGAATGACGCAGAGGGCAGTTTAACCCTCAGCGATTTCGAGATGCAGGCCGACGACTCCATCGGCAGCTATTATTTCATGAAGAACCTGGAGGTGATGACGGGCTATGATGACCATCTGCATTTCGTGAATGTGAAGGGCGACATGGGCGAGGCTGATATCAAGGGTGATTTCGACTGGAACACCCTTCCCCAGAGTTTCATCAACTATATCGCTTCTAAGATGCCCACGCTGCCAAACCTGCCCAAGGCGACCCAGCCTACGAACAATAACTTCACGGTGGAACTCACGATGACGGATACTGACTGGATGCAGAAGCTGCTGAACTTACCCCTCAGCATCGAGCGTCCGCTGACGCTGACAGCCTCTGTCGACGACAAGCATAAGCTGTTGGATGTAGAGGGACAACTGCCTATGTTCACCTATAACGGTAATCGTTATATGAACTCCACCATCAGCATCTCTACCAAGGCCGACACCATGAACTATCAGGCGAACCTCACCAAGGTGATGGCGGAGGAAGAGTACATGGATATCGACCTCAATGGTTCGGCGGCCGACAACCATATCTTTGCCTCGCTCCATTGGAACAAGGCCAACTTGCTGGAACCTGTCAACTCCACCAGCGGTACCATCAATACCATTACCGAACTCTATGCCAACGAGCAGGGAAAGGCCGAAGCACATATCCGTGTGCTCCCCTCTGTGATGACGGTACGCGAGAAGCCCTGGAATCTCGAGCCCTGTGACATCTTCTATTCAGCCAAGCACCTCGTGGTGGATCATTTCACGATCAACCATGAGCGCCAGCACCTGATTATCGATGGTGTTGCCTCTGAGTCGCCTGCCGATGCCATCACCATCGACCTCAAGGAACTGGATGTGGCCTACATCCTCGACCTGGTGGATTTCGATGCCGTGAGCTTCGATGGTCTGGCCACGGGTACCGCTACCCTCTCTCAGGTCTTTGACGATATCGAGGGCAGCACCGACCTCACCGTCGATCAGTTCCGCTTCCAGTCGGGCCGCATGGGCACGCTGGTTGCCAACGCCAGGTGGAATAAGGCCGGAAAGCAGATTGACATCGACGCCATTGCCGACAACGGGGCAAAGTCAAAGACCTTCATCAACGGCTATATCTCACCCGTCAGGGAGGATATCAACCTGAATATCCAGGCAGCAGGTACCAGTATCGAGTTCTGCCAGTCCTTCACATCTTCCTTCCTGCACGATGTCAGCGGCAATGCCTATGGTAACGTGGTGCTCTACGGTCCCCTCTCGGAACTCAACCTGACTGGCGACCTCATCGTTGACGGAAAGGCCACCGTGACAGCTCTGAACACCACATACACGCTTCAGAAAGATACTGTCCGACTGATTCCCAACCGCATCCTGCTGAACCAGTGCACCATAGCCGACAAAGAGGGACATCAGGGCACGCTGAATGGCAGCATCAACCACGACCATTTCTCCGACTTCACCTTCGACGTGGATATCACGGCCGAGAACCTGCTGGCCTACGACTTCGACGATTTCAATGGCGGCATCGTCTGCGGTACGGTCTATGCCACGGGTACTGCCGACCTCCACGGACGTCCCGGCGAGGTCGTAATCAACTGTACCGTAACCCCCGAGGCCAAGTCGGTCTTTGCCTACAATGCCACCAACCCCGACGCCATCAGCCAACAGGAGTTTATCACCTGGGTGGATCATTCCGGCATACGTTCTCGTCATAGCGAGGACACCGAGGAGGACCTTGCTTCGTCCACGAATATCTATATCAACTTCAATATCAACGCCACGCCCCAGGGTACGCTCCGCATCCTGATGGACTCCAAGACCAACGACTACGTCACGCTCCATGGCAGTGGCGGCATCCGTGCGTCGTTCTACAACAAAGGTCCGTTCCATATGTTTGGTACCTATACCGTTGAGAGTGGAACCTATGGCATCACCATCCAGAATATCATCAAGAAGAACTTCACCTTCCAGAATGGTGGCACCATCATCTTTGGAGGCGACCCGCTGCATGCCAACCTCAACCTGCAGGCACAGTATACGGTGAATGGTGTGTCGCTGTCCGACCTGAACCTCGGCACTTCCTTTGCCAGCAATACCGTCCGTGTGAACTGTCTGATGAATATCCAGGGTACGCCTGAGTCGCCACATGTTGACTTCGACTTCGAACTGCCCAATGTGAATGCGGAGGAAAACCAGATGATCCGCTCTGTCATTGCCAGCGAACAGGAGATGAACCAGCAGGTGCTCTATCTCCTCGGTATCGGCCGTTTCTACACGCAGGGCACCAATAACTCACAGACGCAGGAATACGGACAGACCCAACTGGCCATGCAGTCTTTCCTCTCGGGTACCGTGTCTGCCCAGATCAACGAGGTACTGTCGCAGGTCATCAAGTCGCGCGACTGGAACTTTGGTGCGAATATCTCTACGGGTGACGAGGGATGGCATAATGCCGAGTACGAGGGTATTGTCAGCGGACGCATGCTCAATAACCGCCTGCTCATCAACGGCCAGTTCGGCTATCGCGACAACGCCACTCAGACCACCACCTCTTTCATTGGCGACTTCGATATCCAGTATCTGCTGAACCCTAATGGCAATCTGGCATTAAAGGTATATAATCAGACCAACGACCGTTATTTCACCCGTTCTTCCCTGAATACGCAGGGTGTGGGTCTGATTATGAAGAAGGACTTCAACGGCATCGGAGAGCTCTTCAACTGGAGGAAGATGAAGAGGGAATAA